In a single window of the Nicotiana tomentosiformis chromosome 10, ASM39032v3, whole genome shotgun sequence genome:
- the LOC104118806 gene encoding ferredoxin--nitrite reductase, chloroplastic-like produces MASFSVKFSATSLPNPNRFSRTAKLHATPPQTVAVPPSGEAEIASERLEPRVEEKDGYWVLKEKFRQGINPAEKAKIEKEPMKLFMENGIEDLAKISLEEIEGSKLTKDDIDVRLKWLGLFHRRKHHYGRFMMRLKLPNGVTTSAQTRYLASVIRKYGKDGCGDVTTRQNWQIRGVVLPDVPEILKGLDEVGLTSLQSGMDNVRNPVGNPLAGIDPHEIVDTRPYTNLLSQYVTANFRGNPAVTNLPRKWNVCVIGSHDLYEHPHINDLAYMPASKDGRFGFNLLVGGFFSPKRCAEAVPLDAWVPADDVVPVCKAILEAYRDLGTRGNRQKTRMMWLVDELGVEGFRAEVVKRMPQQKLDRESTEDLVQKQWERREYLGVHPQKQEGYSFVGLHIPVGRVQADDMDELARLADNYGSGELRLTVEQNIIIPNVENSKIESLLNEPLLKNRFSTNPPILMKNLVACTGNQFCGQAIIETKARSMKITEEVQRLVSVTKPVRMHWTGCPNSCGQVQVADIGFMGCLTRKEGKTVEGADVYLGGRIGSDSHLGDVYKKSVPCEDLVPIIVDLLVNNFGAVPREREEAED; encoded by the exons ATGGCATCTTTTTCTGTTAAATTTTCAGCAACTTCATTGCCAAATCCTAACAGATTTTCCAGGACTGCTAAGCTTCATGCAACACCGCCGCAGACGGTGGCAGTACCACCATCTGGGGAGGCGGAGATAGCTTCCGAGAGGCTAGAGCCTAGAGTAGAGGAAAAAGATGGGTATTGGGTACTCAAGGAAAAATTCAGACAAGGGATAAATCCAGCTGAAAAGGCCAAGATTGAGAAAGAACCAATGAAATTATTTATGGAAAATGGTATTGAAGATCTTGCTAAGATCTCACTTGAAGAGATCGAAGGGTCTAAGCTTACTAAAGATGATATTGATGTTAGGCTCAAGTGGCTTGGCCTTTTCCATAGGAGAAAGCATCATT ATGGCCGATTCATGATGCGATTGAAGCTTCCAAATGGGGTAACAACGAGTGCCCAAACTCGATACTTAGCCAGTGTGATAAGGAAATATGGAAAAGATGGATGTGGTGATGTGACTACAAGGCAAAATTGGCAGATTCGCGGGGTTGTACTACCTGATGTACCCGAGATTCTAAAGGGACTGGATGAAGTTGGCTTGACCAGTCTGCAAAGTGGCATGGACAACGTTCGAAATCCGGTGGGAAATCCTCTGGCGGGGATTGATCCACATGAAATTGTAGACACAAGGCCTTACACTAATTTGCTCTCCCAATATGTTACTGCCAATTTTCGTGGCAATCCGGCTGTTACTAACTT GCCAAGGAAGTGGAATGTATGTGTAATAGGGTCACATGATCTTTATGAGCATCCCCATATCAATGATCTTGCCTATATGCCGGCATCAAAAGATGGACGATTTGGATTCAACCTGCTTGTGGGTGGATTCTTCAGTCCGAAGCGATGTGCAGAGGCAGTTCCTCTAGATGCATGGGTTCCAGCTGATGACGTGGTCCCTGTTTGCAAAGCAATATTAGAAGCTTATAGAGATCTTGGTACCAGAGGGAACAGGCAAAAAACAAGAATGATGTGGTTAGTTGATGAACTG GGCGTTGAAGGATTCAGGGCAGAGGTCGTAAAGAGAATGCCTCAACAAAAGCTAGATAGAGAATCAACAGAGGACTTGGTTCAAAAACAATGGGAAAGGAGAGAATACCTTGGCGTACATCCGCAGAAACAGGAAGGATACAGCTTTGTTGGCCTTCACATTCCGGTAGGTCGTGTCCAAGCAGATGACATGGACGAGCTAGCTCGTTTAGCGGATAACTATGGTTCAGGAGAGCTCCGGTTGACTGTTGAACAGAACATCATTATTCCCAACGTTGAGAACTCAAAGATCGAGTCATTGCTCAATGAGCCTCTCTTAAAGAACAGATTTTCGACCAATCCACCTATTCTCATGAAAAATCTGGTGGCTTGTACTGGTAACCAATTTTGCGGGCAAGCCATAATTGAGACTAAAGCGCGTTCCATGAAGATAACTGAGGAGGTACAACGACTAGTTTCTGTGACAAAGCCGGTGAGGATGCATTGGACTGGTTGCCCGAATTCATGTGGACAAGTTCAAGTCGCGGATATTGGATTTATGGGATGCTTGACAAGAAAAGAAGGGAAAACTGTAGAAGGTGCTGATGTTTATTTGGGAGGCAGAATAGGGAGTGACTCACATTTGGGAGATGTTTATAAGAAATCAGTACCTTGTGAGGATTTGGTGCCAATAATTGTGGACTTACTAGTTAACAACTTTGGTGCTGTTCCAAGAGAAAGAGAAGAAGCAGAAGATTAA